From the Nitrospiria bacterium genome, the window ACCGGAATCAAATATTACCGGATCACGGGCCGGACGGACGACAAGCGGGCCTACGATCCCGCCCGGGCGACGGAAAAAGCGGCGATCCACGCCGGAAACTTCATGTTCAACCGGCAGCGCCAGGTCGAGCACCTGGCCTCCTCGATGGACCGGCCGCCGCTTCTGGTGGCGCCCTACGACGCCGAGCTGTTCGGGCATTGGTGGTTCGAAGGACCGGAGTGGCTCAACTTCCTGATCCGCAAGCTGGCCTGCGATCAGGACACCGTGGAGCTGATCACGCCCTCGGACTACCTGGATCAATTTCCGGTCAATCAGGAATCCACGCCGTCGGGATCGAGCTGGGGCTATAAAGGGTACAACGAGGTCTGGTTGAACGGCCGGAACGACTGGGTCTGGCGCCATCTCCACAAAGCCGCGCAACGGATGGAAGCGCTCGTCCGCGAATATCCGAACGCGGCCGGGGCGACGCGACGCGCGATGAACCAGGCGGTTCGCGAGCTGCTGCTCGCGCAGAGCTCGGACTGGCCCTTCATGATGAAGACCGGCCAGCAGTCGGAGTACGCCGTGAAGCGCTTCAAGGACCACGTGCTGCGCTTCACGCGGCTCGCGGACGAGATCGAGTCGGGCTCGGTGGATGAAGGGTGGATGAAGGAATTGGAAGACCGGGACAACCTTTTTCCGGATCTGGATTACCGGCGGTTTCGTTAAGATTGATCCCGTTTATTTACCCGGTCAGTTTTTTCGCAGAAGCGCTTCTGACGCCGTAAGAAATTCCTTCGCCTGGTTTACAAGAGTCTGCGCCTTCATCAAACAGCCACGCCTTCTCGTTGAATGTTCCGAACCAAGGACTTTTGCTTTTCTTTCCAGTCTGAAACACGCAGGGGTATCAGCGAAATGGTGATCTCGCACTCTAAAGAAAGGTCGGTCACCAACTGACCGGTTCTTTGAATTTCAAACCAGGGCCGTTCAAACTGATCGAGAATCATGGCCACATCCAGGTCCGAGCCGGACCTCTCCTCGCCGCGCGCGTAAGAACCGTAAAGATACAGCCCTTTCAGCCGTTCGCCATAGATCTTCGCGAGCGATGTCTTTAGTTTCCGTAGCACCTCTTGAGTGGTCTTACTCATCCCCTCTCTCCTTTTCTATTCAACCAGTACCGTCGCCCCAATCCGCCGACGGAGGGCAGGATGCATCCTGCCCCTACAAATTGACATCCCCTTCGCATCTTCCTATACTGATTCAGACTTTCCGGAAAAACCGAGGGAGACCGCATGTCCGAGGCTCCAAAACCAATTATAAACCTGATCGAACGCTTCGAACGCAATGTCGAATCCTACCATAATACGACTTACAATGAAACCCAAGTGCGTCAAGAATTCATCAATCCGTTCTTTGAAGCGCTTGGATGGGATATCACCAACAAGGCCGGCCATGCCGAGGCCTACAAAGACGTCATCCACGAAGACGCCATCAAGGTCGGCAGCGCCACGAAGGCCCCCGATTATTGTTTCCGCATCGGCGGCGCGCGCAAGTTTTTCCTTGAGGCCAAGAAACCTTCCGTCAGCATCAAAGATGACGCCAGTCCCGCCTATCAGCTCCGCCGTTATGCATGGAGCGCCAAGCTGCCGCTCTCGATCCTGACCGACTTTGAAGAGTTTGCCGTCTACGACTGTCGTATTCCTCCGAAGACCAACGACAAACCAAGCACCGGCCGCATTCTATACCTTACCTACAAAGAGTATGCCTCGCGCTGGGATGAACTGGCCTCGATTTTTTCGAAGGATGC encodes:
- a CDS encoding nucleotidyltransferase domain-containing protein; the protein is MSKTTQEVLRKLKTSLAKIYGERLKGLYLYGSYARGEERSGSDLDVAMILDQFERPWFEIQRTGQLVTDLSLECEITISLIPLRVSDWKEKQKSLVRNIQREGVAV
- a CDS encoding restriction endonuclease subunit M, with the translated sequence MSEAPKPIINLIERFERNVESYHNTTYNETQVRQEFINPFFEALGWDITNKAGHAEAYKDVIHEDAIKVGSATKAPDYCFRIGGARKFFLEAKKPSVSIKDDASPAYQLRRYAWSAKLPLSILTDFEEFAVYDCRIPPKTNDKPSTGRILYLTYKEYASRWDELASIFSKDAVLKGSFDKFVTTGKGKRGTSEVDSEFLNEIEAWRNALAHNLALRNTKLSVRDLNFAVQRTIDRIIFLRMCEDRGIESYGQLQALLNGENTYERLRYVYGLADDRYNSGIFHFKQEKGRAESPDELTPGLIIDDKVLKDIIRRLYYPESPYEFSVLSADILGNVYEQFLGKV